A window of the Hyalangium minutum genome harbors these coding sequences:
- a CDS encoding glutamate--cysteine ligase: MSLDLKRAVSQPITSIDTLVDVFRAAEKPRTEHRLGLEHEKFVFPQGAARHVPYEGPAGIGALLEKMGAKSGGYTPFRETPESPVIALQRGIETVSLEPGGQLELSGSPFFTAREAHAENLRHLAEAKAAAGELGLQLVAMGYRPFGTPADVPWMPKTRYKVMRRTLPERGRLALNMMLMTSTGQASFDWADEEDCVRKTVLVARLAPLMVALYANSPLVEGKPSEWMSFRNRVWDEVDPTRCGYLPAFFDGSFSYQAYVEWALDAPLLFLRRRGEYLHPKMNFRQLLKEGFEGQPADMGDWTDHLSTLFPEVRLKKVIEVRGADCGSAEMTGALGALWRGLLYDRTALEEGERLLPKLSLAEHLAFHDTARRQGLAGKLGQHDLHRLAGEMVAIARRGLERLDPQDAPLLEPLTRVAASGRSPGQAILDAWHKDPRMETLLPRFTL; the protein is encoded by the coding sequence ATGTCCCTGGATCTCAAACGAGCAGTCTCCCAACCGATTACCTCCATTGACACGCTGGTGGACGTCTTCCGGGCGGCGGAGAAGCCCCGGACCGAGCACCGGCTGGGGCTCGAGCATGAGAAGTTCGTTTTCCCGCAAGGCGCAGCGCGGCATGTGCCCTACGAGGGGCCTGCCGGCATCGGCGCGTTGCTGGAGAAGATGGGAGCGAAGAGCGGCGGCTACACGCCGTTCCGGGAGACGCCCGAGTCTCCGGTGATCGCGCTGCAGCGGGGCATCGAGACGGTGTCGCTGGAGCCGGGTGGGCAGCTGGAGCTGTCCGGCAGCCCGTTCTTCACGGCGCGCGAGGCCCACGCGGAAAACCTGCGGCACTTGGCCGAGGCGAAGGCGGCGGCGGGAGAGCTGGGGCTGCAGCTGGTGGCGATGGGATACCGGCCCTTTGGGACTCCGGCGGACGTCCCCTGGATGCCGAAGACGCGCTACAAGGTGATGCGGCGCACGCTGCCGGAGCGCGGGCGGCTGGCGCTGAACATGATGTTGATGACGTCGACGGGGCAGGCCTCGTTCGACTGGGCGGACGAGGAGGACTGTGTCCGCAAGACGGTGCTGGTGGCGCGGCTGGCGCCGCTGATGGTGGCGCTGTACGCCAACAGCCCGCTGGTGGAGGGCAAGCCCTCGGAGTGGATGAGCTTCCGCAACCGAGTTTGGGATGAAGTGGATCCCACGCGCTGTGGCTACCTGCCGGCGTTCTTCGATGGCTCGTTCTCGTACCAGGCCTATGTGGAGTGGGCGCTGGACGCGCCGCTGCTCTTCCTGCGCCGGCGGGGTGAGTACCTGCACCCGAAGATGAACTTCCGCCAGCTGCTGAAGGAGGGCTTCGAGGGCCAGCCGGCGGACATGGGGGACTGGACGGACCACCTGTCCACGCTGTTCCCCGAGGTGCGGCTCAAGAAGGTGATCGAGGTGCGCGGGGCGGATTGCGGCTCGGCGGAGATGACGGGGGCGCTGGGGGCGCTGTGGCGCGGGCTGCTGTACGACAGGACGGCGCTGGAGGAGGGGGAGCGGCTGCTGCCGAAGTTGTCCCTCGCCGAGCACCTGGCCTTCCACGACACGGCCCGGCGGCAGGGGCTGGCGGGGAAGCTGGGGCAGCACGACCTGCACCGGCTGGCGGGGGAGATGGTGGCCATTGCCCGCCGCGGGCTGGAGCGCCTGGATCCGCAGGACGCGCCGCTGCTGGAGCCGCTCACGCGGGTGGCCGCGTCGGGGCGTTCCCCGGGGCAGGCCATTCTTGACGCGTGGCACAAAGATCCGCGGATGGAGACGCTGCTGCCACGCTTCACGCTCTAA